The genomic DNA TGGTGCGGCAGCTCACCAGCCAAGGCTCGCACCTGGCCGAACAGCAGCTTCAACTCATCCTCGCCGAAGTCCGCGAGACCACGAATGACCTGAAGGTCGCCGTGGGTGGCATGCTCGGCGCGGCTGTCGTCGGCATAGCCGGCCTGGGTGTCGTCCTGATGGGTCTCGCCTATCTGTTAGGCGACGCGATCGAGAATCTTGGCCTCGCCACGCTGATCGTCGGGATCGTGACTCTCGTCGTTGCAGCCATCCTTTATGCCAGCGCACGCAAGAAGATGAACGCTGCGCATCTCTCGCCAGAGCGGAGCCGCAGGACGCTTGAGCGTACACCTGATGCCGTCCGCGGCGACCTCACTTCTGGAGCATAAGCCATGACCGACCAGACCTACCAGGATCCTGCGGAGATCGAAGCTGACA from Novosphingobium sp. 9U includes the following:
- a CDS encoding phage holin family protein, producing the protein MNNEPTPFPGSGSRTGAGSGQPQDNIVDLVRQLTSQGSHLAEQQLQLILAEVRETTNDLKVAVGGMLGAAVVGIAGLGVVLMGLAYLLGDAIENLGLATLIVGIVTLVVAAILYASARKKMNAAHLSPERSRRTLERTPDAVRGDLTSGA